GAACAAAGGATAAACCTTGTAATTTTTCATTGTTATTTTTCGGTCATGATTTGAGATATCTTTTCGTAGGATTTCATCAATCCTTTGATCAATGCAGAGCTAAGTCCTTCGTGCTCCATTTCGTTCAACCCTGAGATGGTACAGCCCTGTGGAGTCGTCACTTTATCTATTTCTTCTTCTGGATGATTACCTGATTCGAGGAGAAGCGTCGCTGCACCCATACACGCTTGAGTCGCCATATGCTTGGCCTCTGGTGCATCAAACCCAAGTTGAATGGCTCCCTGCGTCGTAGCTCTGATCAGTCGCATCCAAAACGCAATCCCACTCGCACACACCACCGTAGCAGCCTGCATCTTGTTCTCATCAATGACCAGTGTCTCACCCATTGCATTGAAAATCTCCTCTGCCAAACCGATCTTAGCCTTGCCTGTTCCGTTGGTAGAGAGGCAGGTCATCGATTCTCCTACTGAGATCGCAGTGTTCGGCATACTACGAATGATCGCCACTTTGTTGCCGACAATTTCGGCAATCTCACTGATCTTGCGGCCTGTGATCGTTGAGATCAATACATGTCTCTTCTCGTCTAGTTCATCCTTTATTTCATTTAGGATTGTATTGATCTGACTCGGTTGCACACACAGAATGATGATATCCGAAGCCCTCACTGCATCAATATTGGATGGAGTCACCAGTACATGAGGATGCTTTTTCCAACCATCGAGATTAGAGACATTCCTTTTGGTCAGTACCAGTTGCTCTATGTCAAAATTGGTTTGGTCTACGAGTCCTTGTGCAATCGACAATCCTAAGTTTCCTACTCCTATTAATGCAATTTTCATCGGGTAATAATTTATATGATGGGTGTGTTATCCTAATTCTTATTTAAAATCCTACGCTCTTGAGCTGTAGTCCTGTTTTTTGATCCAATCCAAACATTAAATTCATATTCTGAACAGCTTGTCCAGAAGCTCCTTTGACCAAGTTATCGATACATGAAGTCACCAAAACGGTATCTCCATGCTTCTCCACATGGATCAAACATTTGTTGGTGTTGACCACTTGTTTCATATCAGGTGCATAGTCCAACACGTGGACGAATGCAGCATCCTTATAAAACTCCCTATACATCTCGATCACTTCCTCTTCACTGAGCGTACATTTGGTGTACAAGCTAGCAAAAATCCCTCTTGGGAAATTGCCACGGACTGGGAGAAATTTCACCTCATGACCGTAATCACTTTGCAACTGCTGAATCGACTGATTGATCTCACCTAGGTGCTGATGGCTAAATGCCTTATAGATCGATACGTTATTGTTTCTCCAACTGAAATGGCTCGTTTTACTTGGGTTTTGCCCCGCTCCTGTGGATCCTGTAATTGCATTGACATGTACATCCTCGTTCAACTCGCCATTGGCTGCTAGTGGTAGAATCCCCAATTGGATCGCCGTAGCAAAACAGCCAGGATTGGCTATTTTAGTTGCCTTCTTGATCGCTCCCAAATTCAGCTCAGGCAATCCATATACAAAACCATCGGCATCAGCCTTGAGTCGGTATTCATTGCTCAAATCTATGATCTTGACACCTGCTGGGATATCATTCCCTTCCACAAACGTACGCGAGTGACCGTGCCCTGAGCAGATAAATAATACGTCTACATCAAAATTTAGCTGATCCGTAAAGTCTCCTTCTATATCTCCCACGAGATCCTTGTGTACCGAATCAATCGAATTACCTGCATTGCTCGTACTGTGTACGAAAGCTACATCCGTCTCCGGATGCCCTGCCAATACTCTCAACAACTCACCTGCTGTATAGCCAGCTCCACCTATTATCCCTACTTTAATCATTGTTAATCGAGCTATAAATTTTCGTTTGGTTTGCTAATATCTTTGTAAAGCCTTTGACATCTTCACCCGACCATCCGTTGTTCATTTCACCATACTGCCCAAAATCCGATGACATCAGATCCTTGTCAGATTCGATCCCTATCACTTGGAAACGGTAAGGTGCCAATTTTACTTTAACAGTCCCTGTAACGTTTCGCTGCGTATTTTCTAAAAACACTTCAATATCTCTCATCACTGGATCTAAAAACTGCCCTTCGTGTAGTAGCATTCCGTACCAGTTGGCCAGTTGCTCCTTCCAGTGTTGTTGCCACTTGGTCAAGTTGTGCTTCTCTAACAGGTGGTGTGCCTTCAATATCACGACCGGTGCTGCTGCCTCGAATCCCACACGACCTTTGATTCCGATGATCGTATCCCCGACATGCACATCACGTCCGATTCCGTACTTGGAAGCAA
The DNA window shown above is from Reichenbachiella sp. 5M10 and carries:
- the proC gene encoding pyrroline-5-carboxylate reductase; this encodes MKIALIGVGNLGLSIAQGLVDQTNFDIEQLVLTKRNVSNLDGWKKHPHVLVTPSNIDAVRASDIIILCVQPSQINTILNEIKDELDEKRHVLISTITGRKISEIAEIVGNKVAIIRSMPNTAISVGESMTCLSTNGTGKAKIGLAEEIFNAMGETLVIDENKMQAATVVCASGIAFWMRLIRATTQGAIQLGFDAPEAKHMATQACMGAATLLLESGNHPEEEIDKVTTPQGCTISGLNEMEHEGLSSALIKGLMKSYEKISQIMTEK
- the argC gene encoding N-acetyl-gamma-glutamyl-phosphate reductase, which translates into the protein MIKVGIIGGAGYTAGELLRVLAGHPETDVAFVHSTSNAGNSIDSVHKDLVGDIEGDFTDQLNFDVDVLFICSGHGHSRTFVEGNDIPAGVKIIDLSNEYRLKADADGFVYGLPELNLGAIKKATKIANPGCFATAIQLGILPLAANGELNEDVHVNAITGSTGAGQNPSKTSHFSWRNNNVSIYKAFSHQHLGEINQSIQQLQSDYGHEVKFLPVRGNFPRGIFASLYTKCTLSEEEVIEMYREFYKDAAFVHVLDYAPDMKQVVNTNKCLIHVEKHGDTVLVTSCIDNLVKGASGQAVQNMNLMFGLDQKTGLQLKSVGF